One window of the Nicotiana tabacum cultivar K326 chromosome 4, ASM71507v2, whole genome shotgun sequence genome contains the following:
- the LOC107772672 gene encoding protein LURP-one-related 10 → MFKPEINFEVPLVPIVGDDFCFPYLVNLNVKKKILGISHINIDVLDDIGISLLQGNGKVWHLRKKKRIICDPAGLPILTLREKSLSWHNTWKVYRAGSLDRNDLLYTVKRSSPIQMKMQLDVFLASNISGEICDFHVKGAYTNQSFKVYKGDTLIAEVKERFKLGSFFKGKENFELRVYPGADYAFIVSILIIYNEIYGES, encoded by the exons ATGTTTAAACCAGAGATAAATTTTGAAGTTCCTCTCGTTCCCATTGTTGGGGATGATTTCTGCTTCCCTTACCTTGTGAACCTAAATGTGAAGAAGAAAATTCTTGGAATTTCACATATAAATATCGATGTATTGGATGATATTGGAATTTCTCTTCTTCAAGGTAATGGAAAAGTTTGGCATctcagaaagaagaaaaggatcaTTTGTGATCCAGCTGGTTTACCCATCCTTACTCTGCGCGAAAAG TCACTTTCATGGCATAATACTTGGAAAGTTTATCGAGCCGGGAGTTTAGATAGGAATGATCTGCTCTACACAGTTAAAAGATCAAGCCCAATTCAAATGAAAATGCAACTTGATGTGTTCTTGGCCAGCAATATCAGTGGAGAGATCTGTGATTTCCATGTAAAGGGCGCTTACACCAATCAGTCTTTCAAAGTTTACAAAGGGGACACACTGATAGCTGAG GTGAAAGAGAGATTCAAACTTGGAAGCTTcttcaaaggaaaagaaaattttgaacTAAGAGTATATCCTGGTGCGGATTATGCTTTTATTGTCTCAATATTGATAATATATAATGAAATATACGGGGAATCGTAG
- the LOC107772648 gene encoding amino acid transporter AVT6C-like, translating to MDPARTGTSADVPLLSQQNSPTRENNRWMIWRAVFNVSTTIIGAGIMSIPATLKVLGVIPAFILIILVAILVDITVNFMLRATYAGQSTTYAGLMKENFGKTGSLAVQICVMITTLGCLIMYLIIIGDVFSGKGEHLGILQEWFGIHWWNSRYLSILFTVLFVVLPLVLYRRVESLWFSSAVAILLAIVFVGMCIVMAVIAIAKGQIVRPRMPPELNSTTSFFNLFTAIPVIVTAFAFHFNVHPIGIELGKPGAMTTAVKISLVICAAIYFSIGIFGYLLFGDSINADILVNFGKSSGSVAISPILNDVVRLSYALHLMLVFPLLNFSLRANIDELIFPKKEHLATDTKRFMYLTLILLALSYLVAIAIPSIWYIYQFMGSTSNACLAFIFPGAIALRDVHGLSSRKDKIIAVVMIVLAVVTSIIAIAANIYDLIGNSS from the exons ATGGATCCGGCCAGGACAGGAACCAGCGCCGACGTCCCATTGCTTTCGCAACAAAACTCTCCGACGAGGGAGAACAACCGATGGATGATTTGGAGGGCGGTGTTCAACGTGTCAACAACTATTATTGGTGCTGGAATTATGTCAATTCCAGCAACTCTGAAGGTCTTAGGTGTTATTCCTGCATTTAtcttgattattctggttgctaTATTAGTGGACATAACGGTAAATTTCATGTTGAGGGCAACGTATGCCGGTCAGTCGACGACGTACGCTGGATTGATGAAAGAGAATTTTGGAAAGACAGGTTCTTTGGCAGTACAAATTTGTGTAATGATCACTACTCTTGGTTGCTTGATCATGTACCTTATTATTATTG GAGACGTCTTTTCTGGAAAAGGAGAACATCTTGGTATTCTTCAAGAATGGTTTGGGATTCATTGGTGGAATTCGCGTTATTTATCGATCCTATTCACTGTCTTGTTTGTTGTGCTTCCTCTAGTCCTATACCGGCGTGTAG AATCATTATGGTTCAGTTCAGCGGTAGCGATTCTCCTAGCAATTGTATTTGTCGGTATGTGTATTGTAATGGCAGTCATTGCAATCGCAAAAGGGCAAATAGTAAGGCCAAGAATGCCACCGGAGTTAAATAGTACTACTTCCTTCTTTAATCTTTTCACTGCCATCCCTGTCATTGTAACAGCTTTTGCATTTCACTTCAATG TTCATCCTATTGGAATTGAGCTAGGGAAACCTGGAGCTATGACCACTGCTGTCAAAATTTCACTAGTAATTTGTGCAGCCATCTATTTTTCAATTGGCATTTTTGGGTACCTTTTATTTGGAGATTCAATAAATGCAGATATACTTGTAAATTTTGGCAAGTCCTCTGGCAGTGTTGCAATCAGTCCAATTCTAAATGATGTGGTTCGCTTGAGCTATGCGCTTCACCTAATGCTGGTGTTTCCTCTATTAAACTTCTCCTTGAGGGCCAATATCGACGAACTCATATTCCCTAAGAAAGAGCATTTGGCAACTGACACGAAACGATTCATGTACCTTACGTTGATCTTGTTAGCCTTGTCATATTTAGTAGCCATTGCTATACCGTCAATATGGTACATTTACCAGTTTATGGGATCAACTTCAAATGCTTGCCTTGCCTTCATATTCCCAGGTGCAATTGCTCTAA GAGATGTCCATGGTTTATCTTCAAGGAAAGACAAAATCATCGCAGTGGTCATGATTGTTCTAGCTGTTGTGACGAGTATTATTGCTATTGCTGCAAACATCTACGATCTGATAGGAAATAGTTCATAA